In a single window of the Nicotiana tomentosiformis chromosome 8, ASM39032v3, whole genome shotgun sequence genome:
- the LOC104106506 gene encoding serine/threonine-protein kinase BLUS1-like: MRRSKSSGLPKDYQPGKVGKTIIDPNTKDTYLLNKEIGSTSDGCCRVYRALHSESMENDTLIPCGHVTLKTINKNHENECVELQLEAHTSFTNPRGNLIAVKNYFDTNEVLCVSLPYMSEGSLRYILSTRTQKILSEDCIAIVLKESLLGLKDIHLIRRVHTTFNAGDILVHIGDSNGEIKIKLAFAASVYNSENINTEEEEGGSSSSVFLDLKSISKWGAAPEVYEKDNATNGPKSDIWLLGITALELGYGELPVKNREDLDCIIKKIREKKKLPKSLEKLLKKKGKVKKALDLIKRKEKVFSEEFENMVIECLNEEPEKRPTADQLLNYPFFTKQRDMKRFEQFVLNSENNSDPTSDN, encoded by the coding sequence ATGCGTAGGTCTAAATCATCAGGTCTACCAAAAGATTATCAGCCAGGAAAAGTTGGCAAGACCATTATTGATCCAAACACTAAGGACACTTACCTTCTCAACAAAGAAATTGGTTCTACTTCTGATGGTTGCTGCCGAGTTTACAGAGCTTTACATTCCGAATCTATGGAAAATGATACACTTATTCCTTGTGGCCACGTCACTTTGAAGACGATAAACAAGAATCATGAAAATGAATGTGTGGAGTTGCAACTAGAAGCACATACGAGTTTTACTAATCCTCGTGGCAATTTAATAGCAGTCAAGAATTATTTCGATACTAATGAAGTTTTATGCGTTTCATTGCCGTACATGTCAGAAGGATCTCTTCGTTATATTCTCTCGACTCGAACGCAGAAAATTTTGTCAGAGGATTGTATTGCTATTGTTCTTAAAGAATCACTTCTTGGTCTAAAAGATATCCATCTTATTCGAAGGGTTCATACAACTTTCAATGCTGGTGATATTTTAGTTCACATTGGTGATAGTAATGGCGAAATCAAGATCAAATTAGCATTTGCAGCATCAGTATATAATTCAGAAAACATCAATaccgaagaagaagaaggtggttCCAGTTCTTCTGTTTTTTTGGATCTTAAGAGTATTTCTAAATGGGGTGCGGCGCCAGAGGTTTATGAGAAAGATAATGCTACAAATGgaccaaaatctgatatttggcTATTGGGAATAACGGCATTGGAATTAGGTTACGGGGAGTTACCAGTGAAAAATCGTGAAGATTTGGATTGTATAATCAAGAAGATAAGGGAAAAGAAGAAATTGCCAAAATCACTTGAAAAACTGCTGAAGAAGAAAGGGAAAGTCAAGAAAGCTTTGGATTtgattaaaagaaaagaaaaggtgtTTTCAGAGGAGTTTGAGAATATGGTGATTGAATGTCTTAATGAGGAACCAGAAAAGAGGCCAACTGCTGATCAGCTTCTCAATTATCCATTTTTTACTAAGCAAAGAGATATGAAAAGGTTTGAGCAATTTGTGTTGAACAGTGAGAATAATTCAGATCCTACGTCTGATAATTGA